Proteins co-encoded in one Nitratireductor kimnyeongensis genomic window:
- the paaZ gene encoding phenylacetic acid degradation bifunctional protein PaaZ: MSVMRLESYVAGAWVAPSGDLKPLRSAVTGDVVAELGSQKLDFARMADHARQVGGPALRAMTFHDRAFAIKALAQYLNDRREALYELSYETGATKPDSMIDIDGGIGTLFVYSSKARRELPDDHVYVDGALEQLSRSGNFVGQHVATPLQGMAVHINAFNFPVWGMLEKMAPTLIAGVPAIVKPASATAWLAEACFRMIVESGLFPEGAVQFIAGSTGDLLDRLTGQDVVSFTGSASTASMLRANPKIIGNSVRFVAEQDSLNASVLGPDAAPGTPEFDAFIKEVHREMTAKAGQKCTAVRRVFVHAAHRDAVTEALIARLEKTVVGNPRSEGVRMGALASLAQRDDVLEKAGILATEARRVFGDPEAFAVTEADAGAGAFVPPMLFSCDDPDGAQKLHSVEAFGPVSTIMPYRDLGHALKLANRGEGSLVASIFTHDPAVARQAVLEAGAFHGRLYFANRDTGKEATGHGSPLPHMVHGGPGRAGGGEELGGVRGVMHYMQRTAIQASPDLIAGITNRYVAGASTEEKEPHPFRLTFGELEPGRTIWVGPRAVTIGDIEHFAEFTGDTFYAHMDEQTAAANPFFPGRVAHGYLILSFAAGMFVDPAPGPVLANYGLDNLRFMKPVSPGDTLKVRLTVKQKTRRKDEYGEVRWDVGVYNQEGEQVAAYELLTMNAME, translated from the coding sequence ATGAGCGTGATGCGGCTTGAAAGCTATGTGGCGGGGGCGTGGGTTGCGCCCTCGGGCGACCTCAAACCCCTGCGGAGTGCGGTCACCGGCGATGTCGTTGCCGAACTCGGCTCGCAAAAGCTGGATTTCGCCCGCATGGCCGATCATGCCCGCCAGGTGGGCGGGCCGGCGCTGCGCGCGATGACGTTCCACGACCGCGCCTTCGCCATCAAGGCGTTGGCGCAATATCTGAACGACCGCCGCGAAGCGCTCTATGAGCTTTCCTACGAGACCGGCGCGACCAAGCCTGACTCGATGATCGACATCGATGGCGGCATCGGCACGCTGTTCGTCTATTCGTCCAAGGCCCGGCGCGAGCTGCCGGACGATCACGTCTACGTGGATGGCGCGCTGGAGCAGCTTTCCCGCTCCGGAAATTTCGTCGGCCAGCATGTGGCGACACCGCTGCAAGGCATGGCCGTTCACATCAACGCTTTCAACTTTCCAGTGTGGGGCATGCTGGAAAAGATGGCGCCGACGCTGATTGCCGGCGTTCCGGCCATCGTGAAGCCGGCCTCAGCGACTGCGTGGCTCGCCGAAGCCTGTTTCCGCATGATCGTGGAATCGGGCCTGTTTCCGGAAGGCGCGGTGCAGTTCATTGCCGGCTCCACCGGAGACCTGCTTGACCGCCTGACCGGTCAGGATGTGGTTTCATTCACCGGCTCCGCCTCCACAGCCTCGATGCTGCGCGCCAATCCGAAGATCATCGGCAACTCCGTGCGCTTCGTGGCCGAGCAGGATTCTCTCAATGCCTCGGTGCTTGGCCCGGATGCGGCACCTGGAACGCCTGAATTCGACGCCTTCATCAAGGAAGTGCACCGCGAGATGACGGCCAAGGCCGGTCAGAAATGCACCGCCGTGCGCCGTGTTTTCGTGCACGCCGCCCACCGCGATGCGGTCACCGAGGCGCTCATCGCCCGGCTTGAGAAGACGGTGGTCGGCAATCCGCGCAGCGAAGGCGTTCGGATGGGCGCGCTCGCAAGCCTTGCCCAGCGTGACGACGTGCTTGAAAAGGCCGGCATTCTGGCCACTGAGGCCCGCCGTGTCTTTGGCGATCCGGAAGCCTTTGCGGTCACCGAAGCCGATGCCGGCGCGGGCGCATTCGTTCCGCCGATGCTTTTTTCCTGCGACGATCCCGATGGCGCTCAGAAGCTGCATTCCGTCGAGGCGTTCGGCCCCGTGTCCACCATCATGCCGTACCGTGATCTCGGCCATGCGCTGAAACTCGCCAATCGCGGCGAGGGGTCTCTCGTCGCATCGATCTTCACCCATGATCCGGCGGTCGCCCGCCAAGCGGTGCTGGAGGCAGGTGCATTCCATGGCCGGCTCTATTTCGCCAACCGCGACACCGGCAAGGAGGCAACCGGCCACGGTTCGCCGCTGCCGCACATGGTGCATGGCGGTCCTGGCCGCGCCGGCGGCGGTGAAGAGCTTGGCGGTGTGCGTGGCGTGATGCATTACATGCAGCGCACCGCGATCCAGGCAAGCCCCGATCTGATTGCCGGTATCACCAACCGCTATGTGGCGGGTGCCTCGACGGAGGAGAAGGAGCCGCATCCCTTCCGCCTGACCTTTGGCGAACTGGAGCCCGGCCGTACGATCTGGGTGGGACCACGCGCGGTGACGATAGGAGATATCGAGCATTTCGCCGAGTTCACCGGGGACACCTTCTATGCGCATATGGACGAGCAGACGGCGGCTGCCAACCCGTTCTTCCCCGGGCGCGTAGCGCACGGCTATCTGATCCTGTCCTTTGCAGCGGGCATGTTTGTCGATCCTGCGCCGGGTCCCGTGCTTGCCAATTACGGCCTGGACAATCTGCGCTTCATGAAGCCGGTTTCACCGGGAGACACGCTGAAAGTCCGCCTCACGGTGAAGCAGAAGACGCGCCGCAAGGACGAATATGGTGAAGTGCGCTGGGATGTCGGCGTCTACAACCAGGAAGGCGAGCAGGTTGCCGCCTACGAACTCCTGACGATGAACGCCATGGAATGA
- a CDS encoding cytochrome P450, with protein MTKTAQIAVAESQKLAQEFELTALPSDFVNDPFPAYHALLEHAPLKRFSDGSVMLSRYADLDRVYRDTKTFSSDKKAEFRPKFGDTPLYEHHTTSLVFNDPPLHTRVRKIMMGALTPRALAALEPGLITLVDGLLDRMEEKGEVDLIEDFAAAIPVEVIGNLFDIPHEEREPLRDWSLAILGALEPVLSDEQLRWGNTSVTDFKAYLKDIADDRRRNPGDPATDVLTRFINGNDGEELSEVELLQNCIFILNAGHETTTNLIGNALYELLQWPEEKARLEADPDLIATAVDEFLRFQSPNQLGNRMAVEPVEFYGETVEPGTPIHLCIGAANRDPRQFAEPDRLDVGRKPNKHLAFAGGPHLCAGFSLARMEGRIGISHFLKRFPDYRLTGEPERTGRVRFRGFSWLPARVR; from the coding sequence ATGACGAAAACGGCACAGATCGCTGTGGCGGAAAGCCAGAAACTGGCGCAAGAGTTCGAATTGACGGCACTGCCATCGGATTTCGTGAATGACCCGTTTCCGGCCTATCACGCGCTTCTGGAGCATGCACCCTTGAAGCGCTTTTCCGATGGGTCCGTTATGCTGTCGCGCTATGCCGATCTCGATCGCGTCTACCGCGACACGAAAACCTTCTCCTCCGACAAGAAGGCGGAGTTCCGGCCGAAATTCGGCGACACACCGCTCTATGAACATCATACGACAAGCCTCGTCTTCAATGATCCGCCGCTCCACACGCGGGTGCGCAAGATCATGATGGGGGCGCTGACGCCGCGCGCGCTGGCAGCCCTTGAGCCGGGCCTGATCACGCTGGTCGACGGCCTGCTCGACCGTATGGAAGAGAAGGGCGAGGTCGATCTGATCGAGGATTTTGCCGCGGCGATTCCGGTCGAGGTGATCGGCAATCTGTTCGATATTCCCCATGAGGAACGCGAGCCGCTGCGCGACTGGTCGCTCGCCATTCTCGGGGCGCTGGAACCGGTTCTCAGCGATGAGCAACTCAGATGGGGCAACACCTCCGTCACCGATTTCAAGGCCTATCTCAAGGACATCGCCGATGATCGCCGACGCAATCCCGGCGATCCGGCGACCGACGTTCTGACCCGTTTCATCAACGGCAATGATGGGGAAGAGCTCTCCGAGGTGGAGCTTTTGCAGAACTGCATCTTCATCCTCAATGCCGGTCACGAGACCACCACGAACCTGATCGGCAACGCCCTTTATGAGCTGTTGCAATGGCCCGAAGAGAAAGCGCGGCTTGAAGCGGACCCGGACCTGATCGCAACGGCTGTCGATGAGTTCTTACGCTTCCAGAGCCCCAATCAGCTTGGCAACCGCATGGCGGTGGAGCCGGTGGAGTTTTATGGCGAAACCGTGGAGCCTGGCACACCGATCCATTTGTGCATTGGTGCTGCCAACCGCGACCCACGCCAGTTCGCCGAGCCGGACCGGCTCGATGTGGGGCGCAAGCCGAACAAGCATCTGGCCTTTGCCGGCGGCCCTCATCTGTGCGCGGGCTTCTCGCTTGCGCGCATGGAAGGACGCATCGGCATTTCGCATTTTCTCAAACGTTTTCCCGATTACCGGCTGACCGGCGAACCCGAACGCACCGGACGTGTGCGCTTCCGCGGCTTCTCCTGGCTGCCGGCGCGGGTGCGCTGA
- the paaI gene encoding hydroxyphenylacetyl-CoA thioesterase PaaI has translation MQLSPQEIAERSAQAMWARDDASKWLGCSLDAVAPGSATLSMTVEKHHTNGHDICHGGYIFTLADSAFAFACNSYNQIVVAQHNSITFIAPAALGDRLKAVAREVARFGRSGIYDVRVENQDGKLIAEFRGNSRVISGKHFEEEA, from the coding sequence ATGCAACTGTCTCCACAGGAGATCGCAGAGCGTAGCGCGCAGGCGATGTGGGCGCGCGACGATGCGTCCAAATGGCTGGGATGCAGCCTCGATGCGGTGGCCCCGGGCAGCGCGACCCTCTCCATGACGGTGGAGAAACACCACACCAACGGGCACGACATTTGCCATGGTGGCTACATCTTTACGCTGGCGGATTCGGCCTTCGCCTTTGCCTGCAACTCCTACAATCAGATCGTTGTCGCACAGCACAATTCCATCACCTTCATCGCGCCCGCCGCGCTCGGCGACCGGCTGAAAGCAGTCGCGAGGGAGGTTGCGCGGTTCGGCCGCTCCGGGATTTATGACGTGCGGGTCGAAAATCAGGACGGCAAGCTGATCGCGGAATTCCGTGGCAATTCTCGCGTGATCAGCGGCAAACATTTCGAGGAGGAGGCCTGA
- the paaK gene encoding phenylacetate--CoA ligase PaaK, with protein MKDLTPRKEELDPIEIASRDEIQALQLVRLKWSLNHAYENVPHYRKSFDAAGVHPDDLKELSDLSKFPFTVKTDLRDNYPFGMFAVPREKVVRIHASSGTTGKPTVVGYTEKDIDTWAEVMARSIRASGTRPGDVVHVAYGYGLFTGGLGAHYGAERLGATVVPASGGMTARQVTLIEDFQAQTIMVTPSYMLSILDEYRAKGLDPRKSPLQVGIFGAEPWTNAMRAEIEDAFDMHAVDIYGLSEVMGPGVANECVETKDGLHIWEDHFYPEIINPETGEVLPDGEMGELVFTSLTKEAFPIVRYRTRDLTRLLPGTARSMRRMEKITGRSDDMMILRGVNVFPTQIEEQILTVKGLAPHFQIELTQEGRMDAMTIHVEMASPETGEDVRLSVCRQLGERIKDIVGVTVRVHASDPGSVARSQGKAVRIIDKRVKQ; from the coding sequence ATGAAAGACCTGACCCCAAGAAAAGAAGAGCTGGATCCCATTGAAATCGCCTCGCGCGATGAAATCCAGGCGTTGCAGCTGGTACGTCTCAAATGGTCGTTGAACCATGCCTATGAGAATGTGCCGCACTACAGGAAGAGTTTCGATGCTGCCGGCGTTCACCCCGACGACCTGAAAGAGCTCTCCGATCTCTCGAAATTCCCCTTCACCGTAAAAACGGACCTGCGCGACAACTATCCCTTCGGCATGTTTGCCGTGCCGCGCGAGAAAGTGGTGCGTATTCACGCTTCTTCCGGAACCACCGGCAAGCCGACCGTGGTGGGATACACGGAAAAGGACATCGACACCTGGGCGGAGGTCATGGCGCGCTCGATCCGCGCGTCTGGCACACGCCCCGGTGATGTCGTGCATGTGGCTTATGGCTATGGGCTCTTCACCGGCGGGCTTGGCGCGCATTATGGCGCGGAACGGCTTGGAGCCACCGTGGTGCCCGCTTCCGGCGGCATGACGGCACGCCAGGTCACGCTGATCGAGGATTTTCAGGCGCAGACCATCATGGTCACCCCCTCCTACATGCTCTCGATCCTGGACGAATACCGGGCGAAGGGTCTCGACCCGCGCAAGAGCCCGCTGCAGGTGGGAATCTTTGGTGCCGAGCCCTGGACCAACGCCATGCGCGCCGAGATCGAAGACGCATTCGACATGCATGCGGTCGACATTTACGGCCTGTCGGAAGTGATGGGACCGGGCGTTGCCAATGAATGCGTGGAGACCAAGGACGGACTGCACATCTGGGAGGATCACTTCTATCCCGAAATCATCAACCCGGAGACCGGCGAAGTGCTGCCGGACGGCGAAATGGGCGAACTCGTCTTCACCTCGCTCACCAAGGAAGCCTTTCCCATCGTGCGCTACCGCACCCGCGACCTGACGCGGCTTCTTCCGGGCACCGCGCGATCCATGCGCCGAATGGAAAAGATCACCGGGCGCTCAGACGACATGATGATCCTGCGCGGGGTGAACGTCTTCCCGACCCAGATCGAGGAACAGATTCTGACCGTGAAGGGCCTTGCGCCCCATTTCCAGATCGAGCTCACGCAGGAAGGCCGCATGGACGCCATGACGATCCATGTGGAAATGGCCTCGCCTGAGACGGGCGAAGATGTGCGCCTTTCCGTTTGCCGCCAGCTCGGCGAGCGCATCAAGGATATTGTCGGCGTGACGGTGCGTGTCCACGCGTCCGATCCCGGCAGCGTGGCCCGCAGCCAGGGCAAGGCCGTGCGCATCATCGACAAACGGGTGAAACAGTGA
- a CDS encoding TetR/AcrR family transcriptional regulator, whose translation MARTRAKDYDDKRDAMLHGAARIFARDGYDRASMNQLATELGVSKALLYHYYASKEALLFDIIETHLQELVEAVEEANDPEAEPRARLERLVTALLEAYRDADNEHRVQLSGLQLLPEAQQEQLKALERQLVAIFAEAVRQSNPSAFDNKPLLKPVTMSLFGMLNWFYMWFREDRGISRQDYAKLATHLLVSGVKELP comes from the coding sequence ATGGCCCGCACACGCGCCAAAGATTATGACGACAAGCGCGACGCCATGCTGCATGGCGCGGCGCGCATTTTCGCGCGTGATGGCTATGACCGCGCCTCGATGAACCAACTTGCAACAGAACTGGGTGTCTCCAAAGCGCTGCTCTATCACTACTACGCCTCCAAGGAAGCGCTGCTCTTCGACATCATCGAGACTCATCTTCAGGAGCTGGTAGAGGCGGTGGAAGAGGCGAATGATCCGGAGGCCGAGCCTCGTGCACGACTCGAACGGCTGGTCACGGCCTTGCTCGAAGCCTATCGCGACGCCGACAACGAACACCGCGTTCAGCTCTCCGGCCTTCAGCTTCTCCCCGAGGCGCAACAGGAACAGCTGAAGGCTCTGGAACGACAATTGGTGGCGATCTTTGCCGAGGCGGTACGTCAGTCGAATCCCTCGGCCTTCGACAACAAACCCCTATTGAAACCCGTTACGATGAGCCTGTTCGGCATGCTCAACTGGTTCTATATGTGGTTTCGCGAGGATCGCGGGATTTCACGGCAGGATTATGCAAAGCTCGCAACCCATCTGCTTGTGAGCGGTGTGAAGGAGCTCCCCTGA
- a CDS encoding PaaX family transcriptional regulator: MDVPAEPAETALAGLIDRLHRRGRVRVWSLVITLFGDAIVPRGGEAPLAGLQEVMARLGVEAGALRTAMSRLASDGWVVRERRGRNSFFSLDKHGQHAFDLATRRIYAAGPPAWDGSWTVAIAAPGSNGVHDCTLKDGGFLKIADGIYLLPRTVEPPDSTATGDAPLSEMLVIHGSSAEHPEMLRNLWPSDEIAGAYRELVAEYAPLAEGLTDTPFPNPVDAMAARTLLIHDWRRIVLRDPGLPMALLPKDWPGEKARSLVHEIYRRLVEPSERWLDQTGLPSLRNADTFQRRFVG; encoded by the coding sequence ATGGATGTACCAGCGGAACCTGCCGAAACCGCCCTTGCAGGCCTGATTGATCGTCTGCATCGACGAGGGCGTGTTCGTGTGTGGTCCTTGGTCATCACGCTGTTTGGCGACGCGATAGTGCCCCGAGGAGGCGAAGCGCCACTAGCGGGGCTTCAAGAGGTCATGGCGCGGCTTGGCGTCGAAGCAGGAGCACTGCGCACAGCGATGTCGCGTCTCGCCAGCGACGGCTGGGTGGTGCGCGAGCGGCGCGGTCGCAATTCATTTTTTTCCCTCGACAAGCACGGTCAGCACGCCTTTGACCTCGCAACCCGTCGTATCTATGCGGCCGGACCGCCGGCCTGGGATGGTTCGTGGACCGTTGCCATCGCCGCACCCGGCAGCAACGGCGTGCATGATTGCACTCTAAAGGACGGCGGGTTTCTCAAGATCGCCGATGGAATCTATCTCCTTCCACGCACCGTAGAGCCACCCGACAGCACAGCAACCGGCGACGCTCCTTTGAGCGAGATGCTGGTGATCCATGGCTCCAGCGCCGAGCACCCCGAAATGCTGCGAAACCTCTGGCCCTCAGACGAGATTGCTGGTGCCTATCGCGAATTGGTCGCCGAATACGCGCCCCTGGCTGAGGGGCTTACTGATACCCCGTTTCCAAACCCCGTCGACGCGATGGCCGCACGAACCCTGCTCATCCATGATTGGCGACGAATCGTTCTGCGCGATCCCGGCCTGCCAATGGCTCTCCTGCCAAAGGACTGGCCTGGAGAAAAGGCGAGGAGCCTGGTTCACGAGATCTATCGCCGGCTTGTCGAGCCCAGTGAACGCTGGCTTGATCAGACAGGCCTGCCGTCGCTCAGGAACGCCGACACCTTCCAGCGCCGGTTTGTCGGATAG
- a CDS encoding DMT family transporter, with amino-acid sequence MTDTVDTKAARRAAHRSSATGIQKKLGHLAMLGFATLVAGSFSLGSLAAPHIGPVALNAARFLIGIVFMGVMVRLVLRQPLPLPKAPWRFLVLGGLMAFYFVTMFMALGMTSPVSTGAVFTLMPLLSAFFGFLILRQVPRGLVIPSLVLAGLGSVWVIFDGNLEAMRRFDLGKGELIFFAGVVAHAAYASLVRLYNRGESIIAFTFWTLLATGFLIAMYGVPEIAATEWSALPSITWIAIFYLAIFTTAGTFFLLQFAALRLPASKVLAYNYLTPTLIIVFEGLLGHGWASLSVIAGAVLTIFGLIILALSPER; translated from the coding sequence TTGACCGACACTGTGGACACCAAGGCGGCGCGCCGCGCTGCACATCGCTCAAGCGCGACCGGTATTCAGAAGAAGCTTGGGCATCTTGCCATGCTCGGCTTCGCAACATTGGTGGCCGGCTCTTTTTCGCTAGGGTCCTTGGCTGCGCCGCATATTGGCCCGGTGGCCCTCAATGCGGCGCGTTTCCTGATCGGGATTGTCTTCATGGGCGTGATGGTGCGGCTTGTCCTGCGCCAGCCGCTGCCTCTCCCCAAAGCCCCATGGCGCTTTCTGGTGCTGGGCGGGCTGATGGCATTCTATTTCGTCACAATGTTCATGGCGCTTGGCATGACAAGCCCGGTGTCGACCGGGGCGGTGTTCACGTTGATGCCACTGCTCAGCGCCTTTTTCGGGTTTCTCATTCTCCGACAGGTGCCGCGCGGGCTTGTCATACCAAGTCTCGTTCTGGCGGGTCTGGGCTCGGTCTGGGTCATTTTCGACGGGAATCTGGAGGCCATGCGTCGCTTCGATCTGGGCAAGGGAGAGTTGATCTTCTTCGCCGGTGTGGTTGCGCACGCCGCCTATGCCTCATTGGTGCGGCTTTACAACCGTGGTGAATCCATCATCGCATTTACGTTCTGGACGCTTCTGGCAACCGGTTTTCTGATAGCAATGTATGGCGTACCGGAGATCGCTGCGACTGAATGGAGTGCATTGCCGTCGATTACCTGGATCGCGATCTTTTATCTCGCGATTTTCACGACGGCGGGCACCTTTTTCCTGCTCCAGTTCGCCGCTCTGCGTCTGCCGGCCTCAAAAGTTCTGGCTTATAACTATCTGACGCCGACGCTGATCATCGTGTTCGAGGGGTTGCTTGGTCATGGCTGGGCCAGCCTTTCGGTGATCGCAGGCGCGGTTCTCACCATCTTCGGATTGATCATTCTGGCATTGTCGCCCGAAAGGTGA
- a CDS encoding DoxX family protein — MFETVPTFIPVLGRLLLGGAFVFAGLRNLGSMSFLTGALSARGVPLASMVLITGIAIQCVAGLLLMIGLYSAFAALGLIVFLIVATLIFHNFWDYQGEERVAHLNGVITNTALAGSFLLVVAYG, encoded by the coding sequence ATGTTTGAAACAGTACCCACGTTCATTCCTGTTCTGGGGCGTTTGCTTCTTGGTGGAGCCTTCGTCTTCGCGGGATTGCGCAATCTTGGCAGTATGTCCTTTCTGACGGGTGCGCTGTCAGCGCGCGGGGTGCCCCTGGCTTCAATGGTGCTGATAACCGGTATAGCGATCCAGTGTGTGGCCGGGCTCTTGCTGATGATCGGTCTGTATTCTGCATTTGCGGCTTTGGGATTGATTGTATTCCTAATCGTCGCAACCCTGATCTTTCACAATTTCTGGGATTATCAGGGCGAGGAGCGGGTCGCACACCTCAATGGTGTGATCACCAACACCGCTCTTGCCGGGAGCTTTCTGCTCGTCGTCGCGTACGGATGA
- a CDS encoding carboxymuconolactone decarboxylase family protein — MQERLNYMKTQPELIGAVLDLKKAVDKSGLDRGLIHLVNLRASQINGCSYCVDMHTREARRDGESEQRVHLVSAWRESPLFTNRERAALGWTERLTKISEGPVEDGDYENMLEHFSETELVQLAVLVGLINVWNRIAIPFRSVHPVVPDSARNAA, encoded by the coding sequence ATGCAGGAACGTCTGAACTACATGAAAACCCAGCCCGAATTGATCGGCGCCGTGCTTGATCTGAAGAAGGCCGTGGATAAATCCGGGCTAGATCGCGGGCTGATCCATCTGGTGAACTTGCGTGCCTCGCAGATCAATGGCTGCAGCTATTGCGTCGACATGCACACGCGCGAGGCGCGGAGGGATGGCGAAAGCGAACAACGTGTGCATCTCGTCTCGGCTTGGCGGGAATCTCCCCTGTTTACGAATCGGGAGCGCGCGGCCCTCGGGTGGACCGAACGCCTCACAAAGATTTCCGAAGGCCCGGTGGAGGATGGGGACTACGAAAACATGCTTGAGCATTTCTCTGAAACGGAACTGGTCCAGCTCGCGGTTCTGGTCGGGCTGATCAACGTCTGGAACCGGATCGCGATCCCGTTCCGCTCCGTACATCCTGTGGTTCCGGATAGCGCGCGGAACGCGGCGTAG
- a CDS encoding RrF2 family transcriptional regulator has protein sequence MKLSDGVEASVHCATLLAQLDEGRTMPASALAEYHGLSQSYLLKHLKQLTAAGLLESVPGPHGGYRLARSADAVTLLDVVLAIEGPKPAFRCAEIRQRGPGALEPKAYAKPCGINAAMLRAEQAYRAELRKTRLSDVISDYQASADPRSLAFGCAFVERHQRP, from the coding sequence ATGAAACTAAGCGATGGTGTCGAGGCTTCTGTTCATTGCGCCACGCTTCTTGCGCAGCTGGATGAGGGACGAACCATGCCGGCCAGTGCGCTGGCCGAATATCACGGTCTTTCGCAAAGTTATCTTCTGAAACATCTCAAGCAGCTCACGGCGGCAGGTCTTCTGGAGTCTGTTCCCGGCCCCCATGGCGGTTATCGGTTGGCGCGCTCTGCGGATGCGGTCACGCTGCTTGACGTGGTGTTGGCGATCGAAGGTCCCAAACCTGCCTTTCGCTGCGCCGAAATTCGCCAGCGCGGGCCGGGGGCTCTGGAGCCGAAAGCCTACGCGAAACCATGCGGTATCAACGCTGCCATGCTGCGCGCCGAACAGGCTTATCGTGCCGAGCTTCGCAAGACGCGGCTCTCAGATGTGATTTCCGACTATCAGGCAAGCGCGGATCCCCGTTCGCTTGCCTTTGGTTGCGCCTTTGTCGAGCGCCATCAACGTCCATAG
- the preA gene encoding NAD-dependent dihydropyrimidine dehydrogenase subunit PreA has product MADIRSNFVGIKSPNPFWLASAPPTDKAYNVERAFKAGWGGVVWKTLGEEGPPVVNVNGPRYGAIWGADRRLLGLNNIELITDRDLYLNLREIKQVKKNWPDRALIVSLMVPCEEQAWKAILPLVEETEADGIELNFGCPHGMSERGMGAAVGQVPEYVEMVVRWCKQTTRMPVITKLTPNITDVRQPARAAHAGGTDAVSLINTINSITAVDLDSFAPEPTIDGKGSHGGYCGPAVKPIALNMVAEIARDAETAGLPISGIGGVTTWRDAAEFLALGAGNVQVCTAAMTYGFKIVEEMIEGLENWMDAKGHATLDDVIGRATPNVTDWQYLNLNYVTKARIDQDQCIKCGRCHIACEDTSHQAITAMVNGKRHFEVIEEECVGCNLCVNVCPVEGCIDMVPLAAGALDKRTGETVQPVYANWTTHPNNPAKVAAK; this is encoded by the coding sequence ATGGCAGACATTCGCAGCAATTTCGTTGGCATCAAGTCTCCAAATCCCTTCTGGCTCGCCTCCGCACCACCCACCGACAAGGCCTATAATGTCGAGCGCGCCTTCAAGGCGGGTTGGGGCGGTGTCGTCTGGAAGACGCTTGGCGAGGAGGGGCCTCCGGTCGTCAATGTCAATGGACCGCGCTATGGCGCGATCTGGGGCGCGGATCGCCGGCTTCTCGGTCTTAACAACATTGAGCTCATCACTGACCGCGATCTTTATCTCAACCTGCGCGAAATCAAGCAGGTGAAGAAGAACTGGCCGGATCGCGCGCTGATCGTTTCGCTCATGGTGCCGTGTGAGGAACAGGCCTGGAAGGCAATCCTTCCTTTGGTGGAGGAGACTGAAGCTGATGGCATCGAGCTCAATTTCGGCTGCCCACACGGCATGAGCGAGCGTGGCATGGGGGCTGCTGTCGGGCAGGTGCCCGAATATGTCGAGATGGTCGTGCGCTGGTGCAAGCAGACCACGCGGATGCCGGTCATCACCAAGCTGACGCCCAATATCACCGATGTGCGCCAGCCGGCCCGCGCGGCTCATGCGGGCGGTACGGATGCGGTGTCGCTCATCAACACGATCAACTCGATCACGGCGGTCGATCTCGACAGTTTCGCGCCCGAACCCACAATCGATGGCAAGGGGTCGCATGGCGGCTATTGCGGCCCTGCGGTCAAGCCCATCGCGCTCAACATGGTGGCTGAGATCGCACGCGATGCCGAGACTGCCGGTCTGCCGATTTCCGGCATTGGCGGTGTTACCACATGGCGCGATGCGGCCGAGTTTCTGGCGCTGGGAGCGGGCAATGTGCAGGTGTGCACCGCCGCCATGACCTATGGGTTCAAGATCGTCGAGGAGATGATCGAGGGGCTGGAAAACTGGATGGACGCCAAGGGGCACGCCACGCTTGATGACGTGATCGGCCGGGCGACGCCAAACGTGACCGACTGGCAGTATCTCAATCTAAACTACGTGACCAAGGCGCGGATCGATCAAGATCAGTGCATCAAATGCGGGCGCTGTCACATTGCCTGCGAAGACACTTCTCATCAGGCGATCACCGCCATGGTGAATGGCAAACGCCATTTTGAGGTGATCGAAGAGGAATGCGTTGGCTGCAATCTTTGTGTCAATGTCTGCCCGGTGGAAGGCTGTATCGACATGGTGCCGCTGGCCGCCGGCGCGCTCGACAAACGCACGGGCGAGACAGTCCAGCCCGTCTATGCCAACTGGACGACGCATCCCAACAACCCGGCTAAAGTGGCTGCGAAATAG